Within the Candidatus Babeliaceae bacterium genome, the region AAGCACCTGCTGCGCAGCAAAACCTGCTACCAATATTTTGCACAGATTTTTCTTCTCTTCTATAGTTTCCGCAGCAACTACTTCATAGTTTTTCCACGTGAAGATCGCGCCAAATCTCGGCTTATACTGTCTTTTAATATCTTTATTTTCTGTCTTTACCTGCCAATCATACACTTCACGCGGTGCAGTTGTATATCCCTGAAGAGTGACCGACTCTAAATTAACTGACGTTGCAAAAAGTGAATAAGCCAGTGCCTTACCACCCTGATATGTAGCAACAATATTTTTTTCCACATCCATTACAGGAACATCTTTTTTAAGCTTTCTCACCACTTCATTAAGTGCTTGGTACAGATGTTCAAAGGTAACGCCTTCGCCCTGATTTTTTGCCACAAATGCAGCACGCTCAAACAATTTATTAAGAGAGCTAAATGAGCAACCTTCTGTTAAATGCGCAAGAAGCTCAAAATCAATCCCAGTAGTGTTGATAGCTGATTTTTTACACAATTCTTCAAGCAAGTTTCTTCGCTGTTCAAATGTCGGATTATGAAATTGAACTACTTCAAATCTTCCATCACGCATTAATGCAGGATCAAGAAGATCTGGCCTGTTCGTTGCACCCAGAATAAATATTTGATGATCGGGATCATTGTCTTTATCAAGCTTATCAAGCTCCATGAGAAACTCTGATAGTCGCTTGGTATTACCCTGTACTTGTAATTGAAGCAAGTGAAATTCATCAATATATACAACACATGGCGCATTAAAACGTGCATAATACATAATAAATTCAACAGGATTTTCTTGACCTTGTAGCATAAAGTGAGAAATTTCTAAAAACTTAACTTTCTTCTGTTCATTATTTTCAGAAATTTCATTTACTGACCCGGCAAATGCCTTCGCAAAAAAGCTTTTACCCGTACCTGATGGACCCGTTAACAACAAAGCCTTATTCATTTTCATGCCGGAAAACACAAACTTTTTAGGATCCATAACAAAGGTCAAAATATTATTAAATTTATTGAGCTGACTATCAAACCCTTTAAAAAAGCCGTCTTTCAAGGTTACATCATCTATAACACGCCCAACAACTCCGTCATACCCTAACGGCGCGCCTTTTAAAAAGCTATGCACTTTATTTTGAGCACGTGTTAATTTTTCGCTAATTTGCGGCCACGGCCAATATTTATTTGATTGATGCCATACATCTTGAGCTTTTAAATACGCTAACCATGCAGATCCTGCGAGAACCAAACGATCAAAATTACCACCTAATTCTGATGCAAAATATTTATGCGGATCAACAGGTTCTAATACTTTAATTTTAACAGGCTCTTTATTAATTATTTCATCAACATAATTGCCATCGAACATCATATACGGCTTCTTGCTAACGACCTTACTAAAAGTATCGATCATAGTGTCTTGCGCGCCACCAAGACCAACGGTTTCTAAAGCAGAACGTGGGGTTACATAGAGTAATGTAGCGGCGCCAAAACCAACAAGAGCGGCATTGCCAACCCAAGAGCCAAATTTATACCGACTATTAAGAGAGCTTACCGTGTTAAACGTTTTGTTAATAAAATTTTGACCAATACCATTAGCAGCATTTTGAAGCTCGCCCAATGCTCTATCAACATGCCCAATATACTCAAACATCATTTCTTCCGAAATTTCATCAGGAACATAGCGCGCCTTAAGCGTTTCTCGAGACATATCAGGCAGCTCGTTCAAATTTGATGCAATAACAAACGTCAGTCGTTGGGCAAATTGCTTAGTTTCAGCAAAAATTTCTACAAGCTTCACGTCTGTTAAGGGCGAATACGGGGAATTTTTGATTTCGGTTAATACCTCAGAACAATGCTTAAGCCATGCACGAGCAGCTTGTCCATCTTGCGGCTTAAGTTTATTATTATTGATTAATTGCGCACAGTGTTGAACAATCGCCTGAGTCTGATCCAATTTTTGCATAGCAATAGCGTACAGTTCATTAAGCCGTGATGTCGTAGAAAGAAGCTCAGTACTTGAAGCACCAGCTTTCTCAGCGCTCAGAGCCAGTGAAAACGTGCCGCTTATAGCAAAAAAGAGAGCAATGCTCATATATTTACGTAAAAAAATCATATAAAACCCCACAGAAATAATATTTCAAAAAAAATAATTTATACTCATAGTACTTATGACTTGATAAAGTATAGTATAAATTATTAAGCTAATTTGTCAAAAAAAATAATCTGTCTATTCAAATTGAAATAATACAGGGTGAGATCTCACAATAGTTGTATAAGAAGATGTTCTTAGTTATAATCGTGTAAAAAGATACACATTTTTACCCAAATGGCATTACTATGTATAATAAAAACATTATTTTAACAGCACTGATCGCATGCACTACTCTTATCATTGGCTATATTGGTATAACCATACATCGCAGGCAATCGGGGCATACTTCTACCCCGGCACATTATTCCCTCAAAACATTGGCTACCCATAACAACATTATTCCCCTTGCAATTATAGGTTCCGGCCCCGCAGGATTATCGGCAGCCCTCTACGGAGCACGCGGAAAGATCCATACCATCGTATTTGAAGGCAAACAACCTGGTGGTCAGCTCACGACTACATCATACGTCGAAAACTGGCCTGGAATCTCAAAAACCCTCGGAACCGACATTATTAAAGGGTTGCGCAAGCAGGCTCAAGAATGCGGCGCTTTATGCGTACCGGAGACCATCAAACAGGTAAATTTTTCAAGCTGGCCATTTGTCCTCACCCTAGAAGACAAGAGCACCGTACATGCAGCCACTGTTGTTATTGCAACGGGAGCAACGCCAAAAAAACTCGGGGTTCCTGGAGAACAAGAATACTGGGGTAAAGGAGTAACAACCTGCGCTATTT harbors:
- a CDS encoding AAA family ATPase; amino-acid sequence: MIFLRKYMSIALFFAISGTFSLALSAEKAGASSTELLSTTSRLNELYAIAMQKLDQTQAIVQHCAQLINNNKLKPQDGQAARAWLKHCSEVLTEIKNSPYSPLTDVKLVEIFAETKQFAQRLTFVIASNLNELPDMSRETLKARYVPDEISEEMMFEYIGHVDRALGELQNAANGIGQNFINKTFNTVSSLNSRYKFGSWVGNAALVGFGAATLLYVTPRSALETVGLGGAQDTMIDTFSKVVSKKPYMMFDGNYVDEIINKEPVKIKVLEPVDPHKYFASELGGNFDRLVLAGSAWLAYLKAQDVWHQSNKYWPWPQISEKLTRAQNKVHSFLKGAPLGYDGVVGRVIDDVTLKDGFFKGFDSQLNKFNNILTFVMDPKKFVFSGMKMNKALLLTGPSGTGKSFFAKAFAGSVNEISENNEQKKVKFLEISHFMLQGQENPVEFIMYYARFNAPCVVYIDEFHLLQLQVQGNTKRLSEFLMELDKLDKDNDPDHQIFILGATNRPDLLDPALMRDGRFEVVQFHNPTFEQRRNLLEELCKKSAINTTGIDFELLAHLTEGCSFSSLNKLFERAAFVAKNQGEGVTFEHLYQALNEVVRKLKKDVPVMDVEKNIVATYQGGKALAYSLFATSVNLESVTLQGYTTAPREVYDWQVKTENKDIKRQYKPRFGAIFTWKNYEVVAAETIEEKKNLCKILVAGFAAQQVLNGSVSAYKKKDRQRALLLAQNILLQGLNFADLSDKQKDIIKDQALEMVRACERDMIKLFTQKKEVLKRIVVALEEKTMLRVDEIKALIA